GCTGCGTCTCTCGGCCTCGTGAAGCTCTCTGGGATGAAACTGCCGGCCTGGAGCCGTGACGCGCATGTCGGTCTTGacttgtctgtgtctgtgtgtgttcttGCTGTTTTGTAGCTTTCGCGCTGTAGCTCCCTGAGCTCGTTATCACGAGAAGTAAGCCAGCATCTTAACCAGGTACCTGTGGCTGGCCGTGAGCGCTGGCCGTGGCCTTGCGCTGGTTGTCTGTCCTTCCTTTGAGACCGCTGTGCTGGCTGGTCACCGTGCACGTGTCGCTGCCTGCCTCTCACCCGCCCCTCGCACCCGGGCAGCGGTGCTCCTCCCCTGGGTGCCCTCCGAGGCTGGCGTTCCAGCCAGACCCACTGATGGTCGCTGGGAATGACGCGACTTGGGCGCGGCGAGGGTTTCTGTTGGCTGATCCAGCACGAGAAGGTTGGCTCTAGGCCGGGCAGCGTGGCAGTGGCCGCTGCCCCGCGGTCGGCTGGGTGGGAAACAAAGGAGCATCCAGGCTTCTCCGTGTGCCGGGGACTAGGCTTTGCTCGTGGGCTCGGCAGAAGGGCCTCCCGGGGCCTTCTGTTTGCCAGGTAGGACTTAGACGCGGGCCCTGGTGGAGCCGTGCGGTGAGCTCCCTGCTAGTTGACTGCTCAGACGGGCGCTGCCTGCGGGTCCTGGTCCCCGCGTGGCCTGCGTGCTGCTTTGGTTCTTCCTTTTCGTGTGAGCCGTTGAGTGACTAAGCCCCGTGTTGCACCGAGTACCTCCCCCGCTTCTGTGGCGCCTGTTAAAGTGTTTGAGATCCCCGTTCAGACGGAGGGTCTGTATCTGCCAGCGAGACGGCAGCTCTGTGTGCGCCTGTCGCTGAGAaagctctccctgcccccaggctcccGGTGACCTCGCCCCTGCAGGGGGCCCCCCCGGGGCAGCAGTGCCCTTCTACAACCCGGCTCAGTTCGCCCACGTAAGTGCCCTTGCTCTCCGCCTGCAGGAGGCCTTTCCCGTGCCCCCTTCCTGCTGGCTCCGGCCCGCCGGTCCCTGCTGACGTGGCCTGGGGCGGTCTGGCTCCCTCCCCGGGCTGGCCTTGCCATCCGCCTCCTGGTCGCTCCTGCCCTTCGCCAGGGAAGGTCCTGCATGGCTCCGTCTCGCCCCGGCTCCTGCCTGTAGAGCACTGGCTGGCAGCCCCCGGGCAGATCACGGCTTGCAGAGCAGGGAAAGCTCCCCTGGGCCCCGGCCAGTCCCGAGGAgaccctgcccccctccctgcctggtgTGGCCTGGCCGCCTCCCTCTCGGCCAGGGGCTTCGCGGCCAGGCGGGGCTGGTCCTACCCCAGCGCGCCCGCCCGTCAGCGTCCCTCAGTTGCCACCTGCCGTTCCTCTCACGTCATTGGAGTTGATGTCTTTACAGAAACCTTCGACTTTCAGCTCAGGGTTCTCGAGGGAGGGCAAACGTGGGTGCTGCGTCTGCTGCCTGTCCCTCCAGCAGGCCAGGTCACGGTCCTTCTGGTCACCTGCCTGACACGGCTGCGGGGAGGGCCAGGGTCTGCTGCTGGCGGCCAGTTAGCACGGGCCCGCAGACACCAAGCAAGATCCACCCTGTGTCCTGGCTTGTCCCCTAGACCCGCTGACCCTCGCTGAGGGCACAGGTGTGCTGAGGTTGGTCCTGCCCTGTCGTTTCAGGCCTCGGCCGCCTCGGGAAGTTCACGGACCGGGAGGATTAGCCAGAGGAAGTACCCGGCACTGAGCTAGGCCCGTCGCTGCTCTGGACTGGCATCCGGAGCCCTGAGGGGGTGACGGCCCACCAGGAGCTCAGGCCGATGGCCTGCGACCTCCCGTCTGCCCCCACTGGACGTGGCCGGCAGTCAGAAATCCCCTCGTGTCTCTTCCCCGCCGGTCTCTGTGAAGACGGGCAGCGCGCCTTCCTCAGCTTGAAGATGCTGGATGAAGAGGGACTCTGGCGTGGGGTCTTTGACCTAAAGGAGTGACACGAGGCCCCAGCCCCTTGGTCGCCTGAAGGTGTTACCACCAGGGACGCCGGAGGCCTCTTGGCCGCGGGGGGCTCTGCTGTTCGGTAACTAAGGCACCTCTCACGACCTAACAGCGAGTTAGTGCCAGGCAACCCCAGGGGCCTTGAAGGGGTTGGAAGGAAACGGTGAAGCTTCGACTCAAGAGAAAGGCAGATGCCCGCTTGGCGCCCAGAGGCGGTTTGCTCCCTGCCTCACCACTCTTGAGCCTGGAAGCCGCTGTGGGTTAACTCAGCAACAGTTCCGTTGGGTTTTGAGAGAGGCCCTGGCTACCGAAGCCCTTGTCTCCTGTGGCAAAGCCGTGTCCAGCTCTGCCTAGTCTCGTGAGGGCTCCCGCACCCGGAGGACGGGGCCTGCCGTCCAAGGCGGTGGTGCCAGTGCGGAAGAGGGCCCCGGAGTCTTGACCCACACTGACCCGTCAGCCGACGGCACAGCCGTGGCGTGTGGGTTGGGTTGGCCTTCCGAGTAGTGAGCTGCGGGTCGACCCGCTCTCTGCAGACGGGCCCTGCCGAGTTTCCTCCGGGCTGGTTTCCGCAGTACCAGCCAGTGGGCTTCCTCCCGCCCGGGTACCTCGCCGAAGGAGTGGGCAACAGCGCCAAGAAAGCGGCTAAAAGGACCTCTCTTCGGAACCTCTGGCATCTGGTGTCTCTGCCCTTCGTTCTTCGCACACTGAGACCTTCCGTGGCTGACGTGCCGGCTCAGCCCCGTGAAACCGCGAGGAAGACTCCCAGGGACTCCACGCTTCCCGGCTTCACCGACTGTTCTCAAGACTCTTCACATTCACATTAAGCCTAAAGGGACTGAGAAGGATTTACGTATTTATACGAATCATTAGGAAGTAGTCTCTCGACCGCGGGGGATGCAGCTGGTCGGTATTTTAATCCACGTGGGCTCCTGTGCACCTGGGGTCTGCACAAGCCCTTCGGGTTCGCTTGATCCCGAGGAAAGACCCACAACGGTTTCCAGAATGTTTCACGGGGTGTCCCCTTGGGAGAGGCCGACCTGTAGACGGGCCGTCGGGAGTCGCAGTCTCCTGTCCGCTGCGATTCCTGGGACCCGAGACCCGCCTGGCGCTGTTGGCTTCCTGGGCAGCCCACCCATTGTTCTCCGTGTTGACTGCCAGCGACTTTTGATTCAAGACGCTTCCTCCTAGGCGGGAGCTGCTATTTTTCCTAAATgcaaattgttaaataaaatattttgcgcTCTCAAGCCCTTTCACCTGTGTCGCTTTGTTTACTGGAAATCCAAGGGCCTCCCGAACCCAGGTCACCGTTAGGGGCGCCCGGGCCTCCCCTGCACTTGGATCAGCTGGCGGAGAAGGGGTGTCTCTCCCATGGGTGGTGGGCGGGCTGGACGCCAAGACCCATCTTGACGGCAGTGGGACGTGGGGAACCACAGTCCCACCTGTTGCAAAGGTCCCCACCCTGCGCCTCGTCCGGAGACCGGCGAGAcctgcggggcgggggcggggcccgcgGAGGGAAGGCGGCGCAGCTGCCCCCGGTGCCCGCCGGGGGCGCTCTCGGTCCTCGGGTGGCGCGGCTGGGTCCTCCGGCCGCCAGGGGCCGCTGCGGGCGCCGGAGTCCGGGCCGCCCTGCCCGCCGGTTGCCGGGGAGCGGCCGCCGAGGCCCGCGGGGCCGGGGAACCGGCGGCGCGCGGAGAGGTGGGGGCGCGGGGCGCGGTGACTCGGGGGCGCGAGGGCGGGCGCGGGGCTCGCGCGCGCCCACCCCCCGGCGGACCCGCGACGGTCGTTGCCCTGGGGCGCGCCGCCGGCCGGGCTGACTGCGGGTCCTGCGGCGGGGGCCTTGGCAGCAGGGGCCGCAGAGCTGCTGGTGTCGCCCGCTCTCGGGCGGGGTCTGCGGGCCGAGCGATGGTGGCGGGCGCGCAGGTGGGCGAGGCCGGGGCGGCAGGGACCCCGGGCAGGCGGCGCCCACGCCCCGGAGCGGGAATTCGTGGCCGGCACCCCGCGAGGGCAGCAGCCCCGGGGGCAGGAGGGTGGCTTCCCGCCGTCCTCGGACGCTCGGCGGTCGCCCCTCctaggaggaggaggcaggcctgAATGCCTCGGTGTTTGTCCCTGCCACTCTCGCCGACCTGCCGACTCTGTCACCCTGCACCAGGGGCTCTTAGGAACGTTGAATGGCTGCAGGGCCACGGCGGGGAAGGCTAATAGCACCGTTTTCCCTTAGGTACTTGAGGGGACTCCGGACGGGCAGGGCTCCCAGCCATGCAGCCACTGGCCCTGCTCACGCTGGGTCCCCTCGGGCCTGAAGGGGAGCCGCGGCCATTTCTCCCCTCTGGGCCTCGCCGGCCCCGGCTGACCATGCATCCCTGACACCAGACGTCTGGACGTCGCCAGCAGCCCAGGAGGAACCATCTCCGGGGGGCGTCTGGGCTGCCGCCGTCCACGAGGGCTGGTCCCTGGACTATGCCGTCCAAGTGGGCGAGCCGGGGGCACTCAGAGGTCGCCCCCCAGCAGCCCATCACCGCCCAGGAGCCTGAAGGCAGAATGCTCAAGGGGCAGCTTCCAAACACGGATGAAGAGCTTGCCCCCCGCCCGGGGTCCCCGGCCCCGCCCACTGCCCCCCGTCTGGGGCCCGAGAAGAGCCCAGTGCTCCCTCTGGACACTGCGGCCCCAGTCAGCAGTAAGGAGGACGACCCGCAGGCCAAGGCAAGACCCTTCACCCCGAAGCCGCCTACCAGGCCCAGGCTGGAGCGAGCGCTGTCCCTGGACGAGAAGAGCTGGAGGAAGAGGCGTTTCCGAACCAGCCGGGAGGACCTGGCCGCGCGGAACGGGGCCAGCCCCTCCGGGGGCTCCCTGCCGGACAAGGCCCCCGAGACCCCCGCCCACGGCGGCTCCCCGCCCTGCCTGAGCACCTCCCTGCAGGAAATCCCCACAGCCCGCGGGGCCCTGGGCGGCGGAGGCCCCTCCACCTGGGGGAGCTGCCTCTCCGGGATGATCAGCACTTCCCTGGACCTCCTGCACCGCGACGGGGCCGCGGCCAGGAGCAGCCCCCGGCTGGCCAGTGTGCTTCCCGCACGCCCGCTGCCCGCCATGGACCACAGCGTCGCCTCCGAGTCCCTGCGGACGGCGCACAAGGTGGACGCGGACCACGCCGACTACAAGCTCCGCCTGCAGGCCAGGCTGTTCCGGGCCCACAGCAGCCTGGGCCCCGGccggccccccagccccctggcctGTGACGACGGCTCCCTCCACTCGGCCAGGTCCACCTTCAGCCTCCTGGCACCCATCCGCGCCCAGGACGTCCGCAGCAGGTAGGCGGCCCCCGTGGCCTCGGCGTCAGCCTTCACGAGCTCCGTGAGCACCCAGGAAGGTGCCCCAGCAGGCCCCTCCGCCGAGCCCCGcgtccagcccctccccagctttTCCGTGGCTCAGCCCCGCGGGCTCCTGTTCAACAGAGTTCAGGGCCTCAGGCCCCCTCTGCGCCCCGTGCTGGCTCGCGTTCCTTCCTGTTTCGTCACCGGCTGGGACAGGTGGGCCCAGCGCTCCAAGAGGGCTGGTGGGGCCGCACTCAGCCAGGAGCTGTGCCCTGGGCCCTCCTCCAGGCCGGAGAGCTGGACCGGGCGGAGGGCCCTTGGTGACTGCGGCCCCGCTGCCCCTGGGCTCTGCAGGGCCCACCCCGCAGGAGAGGCTGTCTCTGCTCTCGGGAGCACCCTGCGATTTCTCAGCGTTCCAGGGCCCAGTTGGCACCCACCCCTGCGGGCCGGGGGGGCCTGCGTCTCGGAGGACGCCAGGCTCGGGGTCTTACAGGGCTTTCACAGTGTATCCGTGTTGACTTTATAGCTGGGAGAGCGTGGAGGCCGCCCCTCTGCTGGGCTCCCGAGAGCCCGAGTCCTGGGGATTCGCCAGGACGCGGTGGCGGGTGGCCTCAGATGCTTCTGATCCCACCCGCCcaatcccacctcctcccctcccaacCCGCGCCCCCGGGAGCTGGGTCCTGGGGCCGCCGGAGGTGCCCTCGCTCCGCCTGGCCCGGCCGCTGATGGGGTTCGCGCCGTTCCCGTTCCCGTGGCGCCTCGCACAGGCCAGGCCAACCCAGAGGGCAGAGTTTGGGAGCGGAGGAAGGTTTATGGGGGGCCATGCAAGGAGCCGGGTGGCTTGTGCCCCCCACATTCCGACCTCCCCAAACCAAAGTGGTAGAACATTTAAAAAGCCCAGTGAGGGAGGGGTGCGGCCAGCGAGCGGTCAGCTCGGGCTCAGCTCTAAAAGCCAGGCGGATGGTCCCTCTCCAGCCCTGGACCGAGGGCCTCTGTCCCCCACGCTTCTCGGGACCAGTGACCCTCCCCGGGGAGGCAGGTCTGTCGTGGAGCCAAGCAGGCACAGGGGACCAGGCAGGCAAACCCGGTGTGGCCGCCGCCTGGCTCCCTACCCCTGATCCGTCCCCCTGAGCACGCTGCTGGGAGCGGGGTCCCGAAGGGCCTCCCGGAGGAGCGCGGCCGACACCGCAGTCGAGAAGCGGCGGAGGCCCCCGCGGGCGAACACACTGCCGGAGGCGAGGccaccccgccgccgccgcctccccagCCAGCTCCGTGCTCCCCGGGCGGGCGGGCAGCTGCGCCCCGTCCCCTTGCCAAGGGCTGCCCTCGGGCTGCTGGGGGGCAGCGGCCAGGGCGGCGCCCGGTTCCGTGCAGCCCGCCGCCAGAGAGCGGGCTTCATGTGGCGCAAACCAGGGCAGTCCTGGGAAGGTTTTATGACACGTGAGCGTGACAGGGAGCTCAGGTCTCAGTGTCCCCAAACCAACCCTGGCCGTCGGCACACGGCCATCGGCAGATGAGTGGTGACGGGCTGACGGCCAAGCTGCTTCTGGAGGGAGCAGCTCAGGGGCAGCGCTCTGGGCGGGGGGGTTCGGAGCCGGGACTTTGCTGCCCCTGTTAGGGCGTCTGCACCTCCGGCGGGGCAGTTCCCAgaccacggatcgaacctgcgccacagccgtgACAGCGCCGGGTCCTGAGCCAGCAGGGACCTTGGCAGCGGACACTGGTGAACCTTTAGTCTGCGTTCTTCTGTGAACACCTTCGAGCGGATTGAACCAGCGGGCGCCATCCGCTCGGGAGTCACGAGAGCGTTTGTGCTCTCGGGGCCGGACTGCGAGGCGGAGGCCAGGGTCCCCGGAAAGGGCCCCGTCCCCTCCGGGTCTGCTTACCGTCCAGAAGCCCGCCTCCAGCTCTGCGGCCCTTTCAGGGCGTTGCCTTCACAGGTTCGGCAGAAACCCAAAACGCCCTCCAGGACGGTGCCGGACAGCCGTCGGAGGTGCTGGTGTTTGTAGAGCCGCAAAGCCGGCGCTTTCTCCAGAGAGCGGGGACCGCGGCGCTGGGCTCTGTGGTGACCGACAGGGTCCTTGGGAGCTCCCAGCTCTGGGGGGCGGCTCCCGAAGCCCAGGAGGTGGTCCTGCACCTGGCCCCCGCCCGTGCCTCTCCTCGGACCCCCCGTTCCGACGGTCCCTGTCTCCGCAGGAGCTACCTGGAGGGGAGCCTCCTGGCCAGCGGGGCCCTGATGGGGGCGGACGAGCTGGCCCGGTACTTCCCAGACCGGACCGTGGCGCTCTTCGTGGCCACGTGGAACATGCAGGGCCAGAAGGTGAGCAGCCGCCCCGTCCCCCGGCCGCCTCGGGAATCTCTGCCCGGTTCTCTGCTAGGGTCTCCGGGCTCCCGCCTCACCCCCAGAGGAGCCTCCTGCCTAGAGCCCACCCTCCCCCGGCCGGCGGCCGGCACTGGGGCTGCTTGGTGCACGTACCCTGCATCTTTGCACACACGCTACCTTTTACATGTGCGCTGTACCCTTTTGTACACACACCGTATCTTTTCACACACACGCTGTCTCTGCACACACACTGTTTCTTTTACACGTGCACTGTATCTTTGCGCACACGCTGTCTTTTCACACATACACTGTCTTTTTGCACTACATTGTATCTTTTCGCACACACACTGTCTTTGCACACACACCATACCTTCCGAGGTTTAGATTCCCAGCTCATTTGGGAGAAGGGGGCAGAGACGTCTCTGGAGGCCTCGCCCCTCCACGCACAGCCTCCTGCTGGTGGGCCCCATCACAGGACCTGGCTGTTACAGTCGCCCTGGGCCACCTCTGTGTGTGTCCGTTGGGGCCTGGCAAATGTGGGGACTCCTGTCCACTGCTGGGCAGCACAGGCTGGCGTCTGCACCACCGTCCATGTCTGTTTCCTGTCGTGTGTCCCACGCAGTCAGGGGCTCCATTCTCCGTCCCTCCACACCCTCTGGGGTCCTGCCTGTGAGCTGGGCCGCTCGGGGCTCAGGGGGTCTTTGATGATGGACCGAAGgcagccaggctgggggttgTCGAGCTGATTTCTGGGGAAGCCCGTTGGATGCTGTGGGCGTCTCTCTGGGGTTCTCTGTCCCCTGCCAGGGGCATGCTCTGACTCTGAGGCCGGATGTAGGCTTCTAGACCGGGGGTGGCCCTAACGCCCCCTCCCCTGGAGGAAGGAAGTGATTGTCGCTGCCAGTGGGGGTCTTGGGCACTTCCTGAGTGCCCTCTGGGGGGGTGTTGACTGTGGGAGAATCAAAGTGGCTGCTTCCCAGGCTGACAACGGGTGACAGGTCAGGGGACAAAACAGGGCAGGCAGCGTCAGGACCAGGACCCcacacaacagtgacctgagcaagACGGACGTGAAGGCAGATGCCCAGGCTGGTGGCTCTGCTGTCCTCTGGGAGACACCCTGGGCCCAGATGGGCAGAGCAGGCAGCAGGTGGTAGTTGTGGAGTAAAGGGCGCCCACTTCCGGCCCAGGGCTGCCGCGGGAGCAGGCCAGGCTCAGGCCAGAGGCAGCTGGTGGGCccctggcgggggagggggccggtgggggaggagggggtgcagcgtgggggaggggcatggggGAAGGAGGGGCCCAGACCTGGTGGTGACAgactgggaggtggagggggtggcCTGCCCAGGCCGGGGGCTCCCTCTGTGGCCTCAGTCCCCCCCGCCTCAGGAGATGGCGTGGGTCCCCAGGCAGCAGGAGCCCCGTTCTGGGCCTCTTGGGGACCTGCCAGGCGCTGCTCTTCCACAGGAGCTGCCCCCGAACCTGGATGAGCTCCTGCTGCCGGCCGAGGCCGACTACGCCCAGGACCTGTACGTCGTGGGAGTCCAGGAGGGCTGCTCCGACAGGTAGGGCCTCCCGCCCCGGCCCTGCT
This genomic stretch from Sus scrofa isolate TJ Tabasco breed Duroc unplaced genomic scaffold, Sscrofa11.1 Contig1206, whole genome shotgun sequence harbors:
- the INPP5E gene encoding 72 kDa inositol polyphosphate 5-phosphatase isoform X2, yielding MPSKWASRGHSEVAPQQPITAQEPEGRMLKGQLPNTDEELAPRPGSPAPPTAPRLGPEKSPVLPLDTAAPVSSKEDDPQAKARPFTPKPPTRPRLERALSLDEKSWRKRRFRTSREDLAARNGASPSGGSLPDKAPETPAHGGSPPCLSTSLQEIPTARGALGGGGPSTWGSCLSGMISTSLDLLHRDGAAARSSPRLASVLPARPLPAMDHSVASESLRTAHKVDADHADYKLRLQARLFRAHSSLGPGRPPSPLACDDGSLHSARSTFSLLAPIRAQDVRSRSYLEGSLLASGALMGADELARYFPDRTVALFVATWNMQGQKELPPNLDELLLPAEADYAQDLYVVGVQEGCSDRREWETRLQETLGPHYVMLHSAAHGALYLSVLIRRDLIWFCSEVESATVTTRIVSQIKTKGALGVSFTFFGTSFLFITSHFTSGDGKVGERLTDYSKTIQGLALPRTVPDTSPYRSDAADVTTRFDGVFWFGDFNFRLSGGRAAVEAMLKREAGASVQALLQHDQLAREMSRGSVFKGFQEPDIHFLPSYKFDVGKDSYDTTSKQRVPSYTDRVLYRSRHRDDICPLKYSCCPGIRTSDHRPVYGLFRVKVRPGRDNIPLAAGKFDRELYLLGIKRRISKETQRQQALKSQHASAICTVS